From the genome of Medicago truncatula cultivar Jemalong A17 chromosome 2, MtrunA17r5.0-ANR, whole genome shotgun sequence:
ccatttttatgtttttttttagctcAGAAGTTAGAATCCCTTGATTTGAATCATGTTCTTTTGTTTAGTTGCAGTTAATATGATTAGAAAGgaaggaaaaatatgttttttttttttttttggattagtGGCAGTGTAGTTTTTTGTGTATAGTTTCTAATGATCTCAAGAAATAAGTGTTTATGctgaagagcttatggaaataagctgaaaacagcttacgGACTTCTTGTTAGTTGCTTCCATAAGCTCTTCAAAATAGTCTCGCAAATGCTTGTGttagtagataagttcaaataagctaatccaaacggACCCTTAAATCATGTCGGTTTTTTTATTTGCACGTAATATGATTAGAATggcagaattttttttgtttttttggtagtTTGGATGGATGGTTGTGtagtttttgtttataatttacatTTATCTCAAGAAATCTAGTGTTtgtttatgtatatgtataCTTCACAATGAtacagcttatgaaaataagctaaaaacaacttatggacatgtcataatatgtttccataagctcttccaAACAGTCTCGTAGATAAACCTAAACAAGCCAATCGAAATAGTTCTCTTTTTTGTGGTAATATGATTATTGATAGAAAGGaaggggaaaaaaaaagaaagtattttTGGTATTTTGGATTGGTCGTAGTGTAGTTCTTTTGTATATAATTTACAAGGATCTCAAGAAATTAACTGTTTATCATGTGTGTGTATACTTTGGACACTTGCTTATTATTGCTTAGTGTATATACTTCATGTCATTTGTTAAGCCAAGCCTTCAAGGATTTATTAATTGATTGTTTAATGATCTTAGGTTAATGATCTAGCTGAGGCATCAAAGTCGGTTCCGAAGTTACATTCTTTGATTGATCAGGATGTACAAGCCAATTCTGTCAGAAATGCAGGCAGCCATACTAGAAATTTGTTGAGAGTAAAACGCGGACTCGACATGGTCAGAGTACTCTTTCAGCAAATGATAATCACTGAGTACGTGCATTGGCTACTGCTTTATGATTTCTTTCTTGCTAGTTTCTTCTATCTTTAAATTGCTGTGTTTATGTTATGTTTTGAACAATTTTAAGATTATACTAGGCATGGAAGAGTGGGAAATAAATTGCAATGAAACTCTCAAGTGAGAATGTGAAATTGGATGGAAGCGTTAGCTAGCTTCCAGTTTTCATGCGTGAGTGTTGGGTAGtctcttagaatttgggttgggcctaactcaacTCTTACAAAACCAGCTTAAGGTTCGGAGTACCCACCACctataaacacattttcaggCCATATGATCCCCAATGTGAGACTCCTAACACGACACCCCTTCCACGCCTTGGACTAAACATCTGAAGCATGATCCAAGTGACCCGATAGTGGTAACATGGTAGCGAGTGGTACAATGGCTCTTGGATAGGCTCCgataccatattagaatttGGGTTGCACCTAACTCAACCCTTGGAAAACTGGCTTGTAAGGTGAAGACTACTCCCACTTATAGACACATCTTCATGccatatctcatccaatgtgggactctgAACATAGTGAAGGTGGAAAAGGGAGGCTGagaaatttttcttttgaatggcAGAGGCCGAGAATAGGTTTGCCCCTTTTACTCGTGGCTTGAATAAAACCATGTGGAATAAAAACATTTCATgttattttgcttttttcttctatttactTATCGCTGTTCCTGCTATGCTGTTTGACACCAGtttgaaaatgaaagttgtTAGAAAATTCTGTCTGCACTAAGGTTAAATGGTCACTAGCTGATTTAATTCGCAGGAAGCAAATGAAATAACTCAAATGAGTAAATAATTTAGTGAAATGGTCCTTATTGGTGATGACTTTCAGTGCCTTAAATTTTGTGCTTTTTAAGAACTAGTACTTGTTGGGGGCAATGTCTATAAAAATCTGGTAATTTAGTACAACACACGATACTAATTAATATATGTGACGGCAACAAGAAATCATAAATGTCTTAATAGGATGAGTATAGTTTCATTAAACTACCAGAGAGGTTAGCATAATTTCCCCCATTAAACATAAGAGAAAAGATTCTTAGTCGAATAAGCCTGGACGAGCAATATTCTAATTGCACAGTAAAACTAACAGCATCTGATCTAACACTTTGACCTATGTCAGCATTTTATAACCATCTTTTGGAATGTAacaatgaagtttttttttttttaattgtaatacTAAAAACTAAGGCGCGGGTCATTTCATTTGGTCAAATTTCGGTTTAACTTGGTTAAATCACAGGGAAGGataatttatatttctttttatttgggtAGGTAATCTTTTTTGGTTAGATAACTAAAACTATTCTTGaagaaaatgtgaatttttactTCCAGTAATTTTCTGGAAAACTTTCTACATCTTAGAAAATTTTCTAGACTAAACACACCCTTGACTTAGATTTTCCAAAGTACTTTCTTTCACCGCAAAAAGGGATTATATACAATCCACACCCTTATTGTGTTTCTCGAGATCCCGTTTAAATTTGAGATATAACCAAAGTCGTTGTTAAAGGCTTTGACCTCGCCTCTTTAGCTAGCTTTTGAGGTAGAGTTAGGCCTAGCTCAAATTCTAAGATGATGTCCCATATCAGAGTCTATCTTGGTTTTGTTCGTGCTGCAGACGTATAGTCTTGGATGTGATGTGATCAACTAGGGATATGATCAATAGTCTTTTTATACAACCCATGAGCTAGCTCTCTTATAGCGTTGACGAACATGTGTTATATGCCctgatatatatatttgaattaaCATAGTTGTTTCTGATATAGTTTTATATTAAGCTTATGGCATAATAGCATATTGAATACAGTAAATGAGTTGAGTTCTTGTACATCTTACGGCAGAGGAAATTCCCTTAGAGATCCAGCTTCAAAAGCTTATGAACAAGCGCTTGCACCTTATCATGGTTGGGCCATCAAGAAGGCTGTTTCTGCTGGGATGTATCTTATTCCTACGAAGGAACAGCTTTTGAATAAACTCAACGAGGATGGTAAGTCTAGAATTAAGTTTTCTTGCACATTTACTGAAGTTTaatcttgaaaaaaaagatttatgaGATCTATTTACACTAAATACATTTACAACGAGGAAATACTTGTACAACTTTCATACCTAAGGTAGAATTTGCATGTCTTTGGTTCCCCTCAATGTTTGGTGAATAGTAGTCTTAATCTACCATCCACATTCTTATGTTCAATCTCTTTTATGTTAATAATCCAATTTTCCCTGTTGTTAAGGTAGTGTAATCT
Proteins encoded in this window:
- the LOC25486298 gene encoding accelerated cell death 11; amino-acid sequence: MAESINSNKTLHQIAVAFKNLANTVSDSQSAEVEVAPFSHACSLISPLFGSLGIAFKFAEKDYVAKVNDLAEASKSVPKLHSLIDQDVQANSVRNAGSHTRNLLRVKRGLDMVRVLFQQMIITEGNSLRDPASKAYEQALAPYHGWAIKKAVSAGMYLIPTKEQLLNKLNEDAESAKVQMQIYVSASEAVIQYIDKLFDSRNLGTDW